ACCCACGCCGAGGCGAACAACCCGATCAGCACCACCGACAGCAGACCGGGGGTGAGCCTCCCGGCCCGCTCGAAGGCCGGCACGAGCCGCGCCAGCAGCGGCCGTACCACCAGGAACATCACCGCCGCGTACGGCACCGCCAGCAGCACCTGCCACTGCGAGGTGCTCTCCCCGGCACCCGCGATGGCCACCACCACGGCCAGCACCGTCCACGCCAGCACGTCGATCACCGCGGCGGAGGCCAGCGCCAAGCCCCCCAAGGTGGTGCGGTGCAGCTTCCTGTCGGTGAGGATGCGCGCCAGCACCGGGAACGCGGTGGCCGCCATGGCGGCGCCGAGGAACAGCACGAACGGCAGGGACTTGCCCTCCTCGGCGTGGTCACCCACCAGGAACAGCGCCAGCACCACACCGAGCACGAACGGCACCCCGCTGGACCCGAGCGCGATGGACGCCGCCGCCTTGCCCTTGCCGCGCACGAGCTTCTGGTCCAGCTCCAGACCCACCACGAACATGAACAGCACAAGGCCCACGTCGGCCAGTGCCGACAACGCCGGCCGGATGTCCGGCCCGAACAACTCGCCGCCGAGCCACGGCCCGAGGAGGGTCGGGCCGAGCAGGATGCCGGCGACGATCTCGCCGATCACGGGGGGCTGCCCCACCTTGCGCGCCAGGAACCCGAGCAGGCGGGCCGCCCCCAGCACGATGACAAGGTCGAGAAGCAGTACATCGACACGCAGCATCGGACATCGTCCCGTTGGTGAGGAAAGTTAGATCACGACCCCCGATAATGGTCAACGCGACGTTATCGCGACCAAGGCGGGCGGCGCGACGTGACCGGCGGACGGGGCCGCCACGAGGAGGGGAACACACAGGTGGACGGCATCGCCGACTACGAGTTCGTCCGGCCGCTCGGCGCCGGGAACCATGGGGACTTCTTCCTGGCGCGCCGGCCCGCGCGCCTGCCGGTGCCGGCCGACCACGTGGTGGTCAAGGTCGTCGGCGGCACCGGGGAGGACGCGTTCCGGCGCGCCACACGCGAGTTGAAGGCGTTCGCGCGGGTGCGCTCACCGTTCCTCGTGACGCTGTACGACGCGGGCCAGCAGGGCGGGGTGTTCTACTACTCGATGGAGTACATCCCCGGCGGCCCCCTGTCGGACCCCGCCGAGCAGCCGACCAGGCGGCACGTGATGCGCGCCGTCGCCTGTGCCGCGCGCGCCGCGCAGGCCCTCCACGAGGAGGGCATCGTGCACCGTGACATCAGCCCCGGCAACGTCCTGCTCACCGAGGACGGCGGCAAGCTCGCCGACCTCGGCCTGTCGCAGGTCCTCACCCCCGGCGCCACCGTCACCGGCATGGGCGGCCTGGCCTCCGCCGAGTTCACCGACCCCGCCATCCTCCAGGGTGAGAAGCCGTCCCCCGCCGGCGACGTCTGGTCCCTCGCCGCCACCCTCCACTGGTCCCTCACCGGCGAGGGCCTCTACGGCCCTCTCCCCGCCACCGACCCCCTCCTCACCCTCCGCAAGATCTACAGCACCGCCCCGTCCCTCAACCCCGACCTCCCCGACGACCTGACCACCCTCCTCACCACCTGCCTCTCCCCACCCCCCACCCGCCCCACCGCCCACACCCTGGCCAACGACCTCTACCGCCTCTCCACCTGACCACCCCACCCGTCGTGGCCACCAGCGCTCGACGTCGACCCGTCTTTCCGGCGCCGGCGCGGGGGACGCCGTACGGTGAAGCCGGCGCCGTCGTGCGGTGCGGAACCGGGAGGCTATCCGCGGCTCTCAGGAGGCGGGGACGAGGTGAGACCCCAGCGGGTGCCTGTCTCGTGGCCCTGGAGTGCGCGGCCGATGACGGCGACGAGTTCGTCCTCGGACAGGACGCGGGGTTCGCCGATGGTCTTGGCCTGGACGTACACCTGGCACAGCCACTCCAGGAGGCGTGCGCCGGCGAGGGCCTCCGCCAGGCCGGGGCCGATGGCGACGGCGCCATGGTTCTGCATCAGGGCGGCCTGGCGGCCCTCCAGGGCGGCGATCACATGAGCGGCGAGTTCGGGGGTGCCGTAGGTGGCGTACGGGGCCACGCGGACCACGCCGCCCAGGAGCAGCGCGTTGTAGTGGACGGGGGGGAGTTCGGTGTGGGTGGCGGAGACGACCACGGCGTACGACGAGTGGGTGTGCACGACGGCCTGAGCGGGGGTGCTCCGGTAGATCGCCAGGTGCATGGGGGTCTCCGAGGAGGGGGCCCGGGAGGGTTCCACGGTCTCGCCGGAGAGGTCCAGCACGGGGCAGTCGGCCGGAGTCAGTTCGTCCAGCGCGACCCCGCCGGGGGACACGGCCACCAGGTCGCCGGACCGGATGCTGAGGTTTCCGGCCGTGCCGAGGACCAGGCCGGTCTCGACCATCCGGCGGCCGGTGGCGCACAGCGCGGCGCGTTCCTCGGCGAGTCTCATCGCGGTCCTTCCCGGGATCCGAGCCGGTCGAGCTCGGCCGTCATCAGCCGGGCCAGTGTCTCAGGCGGCAGGCGGTCGGGGTACAGCAGGCGGTGCAGGCTGAGACCGTCCACCAGGGCCAGCAGGCGCTCGGTGACGTCGTCGAGGTCCTCGTGCACGGCGATCTCGCCGGCCGAGGCGGCGGCGCCGAGGAGCGACCGCACCAGGTGACGCAGTTCGGCGGCCTCCTCGCGCTGGACGTCGAGGAGGGTGCCGCCGGCGAGGCTGCGGCCCCAGAAACCGACCTCCAGTGCGGTCTCCCCGGCGCGCTCGGCGTCGAGCGGGAGGTTGTCCATGAGAAGTTCGCGCAGGGCCGCGAGGCCGGTACGGCCGGAGAGTTTGTCCTTCAGGCGGGTCACGATGCGCCGGTGCGAGGTGCGCAGGGCCGCGAGCAGGATGTCGTCCTTGTCGGCGAAGTAGTGGGTCAGGACTCCGTTGGAGTAGCCGGCCTCCTTGGCGATGGCCCGGGTGGTGGCGCCTTCGATGCCGTCGCGCAGGATCACCCGGCGTGCGGCGGCCACCACCTCGGCGCGCCGCTCCTCATGGTCGACGATCTTCGGCATCCACCCTCCTCGTCAGAAGGCTTGACATTTTAGTCGGTCGCCCGTCTATTATCCGGCCACTTCCTCCGAACGTGAAGGGTCGCCGCAATGTCCGTCGTCACCGTCGGCGCTCACATCGTCGACGTCCTGGCCAGGCCCGTGGAGTCCATCCCGGCGGGCCAGGACACCCACCTGCTGGAGCAGATCAGGGTCACCGCGGCAGGCGCGGCGGCGGCCACCGCCGTGGACCTCGCCAAGCTCGGCGTCCCGGTCGCCTCCGTCGGCGCCGTCGGCGACGACGAGCTCGGCGACCTGCTCGTCATGGTCATGGGACGGCACGGCGTGGACGCCGGCGGCGTCGTGCGCAAGGCCGGCGAGCAGACGGCCGCGTCCATCCTGCCGATCCGGCCGGACGGCGGCCGGCCGTCGTTCCACGTGCCGGGGGCCAACCTCGGACTGTCCACGGCCGACGTGGACCCGGCGGTGATCATCGGCGCGCGGGTCGTGCATCTCGGTGGCATGGACGTGACCTGGGGGCTGCACGACCCGGTCTTCCACGAGACGCTGCGCGCCGCGCGCGCGGGAGGCACCGTGGTCACGCTCGACCTGCTGTCCAACATGCCGGAGCTGATGCCGGGGGCCCGCGCCTTCCTGCCGTACGCCGACCACTTCCTGCCGAACGAGGAGCAGGCCCTGCTGATGACCGGCGCCGCCGACCCCGAGGCGGCGGCCGTCGCGCTGCTCGCCGAGGGCCTCACCTCGGTGGTCGTCACCCTCGGCGGCGACGGCAGCCTGGTCGCCACCGCGGACGGCGTCACGCGGGTCCCCGCGCTGGACGTGCCGGTCGTGGACACCACCGGCTGCGGCGACGCGTACTGCGCCGGGTTCATCGCCGGGCTGCTGGACGGCAGGGACGTGCTCGCCGCCGCTCGCCTCGGCACCGCCGTCGCGGCCCGCGTGGCCGGAGGGCTCGGCTCCGACGCCGGGCTGGACGGCCTGACCATCGGCTCGTTCGAAAGGATCTGATCTGATGTCCGACGACGCATCCCTGCGGGAGCGGGCCGCCAAGGTCGTGCCGGGTGGCATGTACGGCCATCTCAACGCCGCGATCTTCGCCCCCGGCTACCCCCAGTTCTTCGTGCGCGGCGACGGCTGCCGCCAGTGGGACGCCGACGGCCGCGAGTACGTCGACCTGATGTGCAGCTGGGGCCCGGTCGTCCTCGGCCACCGGCACCCCGCGGTCGAGGCGGCCGCCGCCGCGCAGCGGGCCGACGGCGACTGCCTCAACGGTCCTGGCCCCGTCATGGTGGAACTCGCCGAACTGATGGTCGACATGATCCCCTCGGCCGACTGGGTGATGTTCTCCAAGAACGGCACCGACGCCACGACCCAGGCCCTGATGGTGGCCCGCGCCGCCACCGGCCGCGCCACGGTGCTCGTCGCGCACGGCGCCTACCACGGCGCCGACCCCTGGTGCACGCCGAGCCCCGCCGGCACCACGGCGAGCGACCGCGCCGACCTGGTCGAGTTCACCTACAACGACCTGGCGAGCGCCGAGGCCGCCGCCGCGCAGGCCGGCGACGACGTCGCCGCGATCATCGTCACCCCGTTCAAGCACGACTCGTTCGAGGACCAGGAGCCCGCCGACCCCGCGTTCGCCCGCGGCCTGCGCGCGCTCGCCGACCGGCTCGGCGCGGCGCTCGTCATCGACGACGTGCGGGCCGGGTTCCGCCTGGACCTGCGCGGCTCGTGGGAGTCGCTCGGCGTGCGTCCGGACCTGACGGCGTGGAGCAAGGCCATGGCCAACGGCTACGCCATCGCGGCCGTCACCGGCGCCGACGCGCTGCGCGGCCCCGCGCAGACGCTGTACTCCACCGGCTCGTTCTGGTTCTCCGCCGTCCCTATGGCCGCCGCCAAGGCCACCATCGAGACGCTGCGCGACATCGACGGCCCCGCGCTCATGGAACGCGCCGGGACCCGCCTGCGTGACGGGCTCGCCGCACAGGCCGCCGCGCACGGCTTCACGGTCGCGCAGACCGGCCCCGTGCAGATCCCGTGGCTGTCGTTCGCCGGAGACGCCACCCTGGAGAAGGCGATGTACTGGTCC
The window above is part of the Sphaerisporangium rubeum genome. Proteins encoded here:
- a CDS encoding protein kinase domain-containing protein; this translates as MTGGRGRHEEGNTQVDGIADYEFVRPLGAGNHGDFFLARRPARLPVPADHVVVKVVGGTGEDAFRRATRELKAFARVRSPFLVTLYDAGQQGGVFYYSMEYIPGGPLSDPAEQPTRRHVMRAVACAARAAQALHEEGIVHRDISPGNVLLTEDGGKLADLGLSQVLTPGATVTGMGGLASAEFTDPAILQGEKPSPAGDVWSLAATLHWSLTGEGLYGPLPATDPLLTLRKIYSTAPSLNPDLPDDLTTLLTTCLSPPPTRPTAHTLANDLYRLST
- a CDS encoding class II aldolase/adducin family protein; the encoded protein is MRLAEERAALCATGRRMVETGLVLGTAGNLSIRSGDLVAVSPGGVALDELTPADCPVLDLSGETVEPSRAPSSETPMHLAIYRSTPAQAVVHTHSSYAVVVSATHTELPPVHYNALLLGGVVRVAPYATYGTPELAAHVIAALEGRQAALMQNHGAVAIGPGLAEALAGARLLEWLCQVYVQAKTIGEPRVLSEDELVAVIGRALQGHETGTRWGLTSSPPPESRG
- a CDS encoding TetR/AcrR family transcriptional regulator, yielding MPKIVDHEERRAEVVAAARRVILRDGIEGATTRAIAKEAGYSNGVLTHYFADKDDILLAALRTSHRRIVTRLKDKLSGRTGLAALRELLMDNLPLDAERAGETALEVGFWGRSLAGGTLLDVQREEAAELRHLVRSLLGAAASAGEIAVHEDLDDVTERLLALVDGLSLHRLLYPDRLPPETLARLMTAELDRLGSREGPR
- a CDS encoding carbohydrate kinase family protein translates to MSVVTVGAHIVDVLARPVESIPAGQDTHLLEQIRVTAAGAAAATAVDLAKLGVPVASVGAVGDDELGDLLVMVMGRHGVDAGGVVRKAGEQTAASILPIRPDGGRPSFHVPGANLGLSTADVDPAVIIGARVVHLGGMDVTWGLHDPVFHETLRAARAGGTVVTLDLLSNMPELMPGARAFLPYADHFLPNEEQALLMTGAADPEAAAVALLAEGLTSVVVTLGGDGSLVATADGVTRVPALDVPVVDTTGCGDAYCAGFIAGLLDGRDVLAAARLGTAVAARVAGGLGSDAGLDGLTIGSFERI
- a CDS encoding aminotransferase class III-fold pyridoxal phosphate-dependent enzyme translates to MSDDASLRERAAKVVPGGMYGHLNAAIFAPGYPQFFVRGDGCRQWDADGREYVDLMCSWGPVVLGHRHPAVEAAAAAQRADGDCLNGPGPVMVELAELMVDMIPSADWVMFSKNGTDATTQALMVARAATGRATVLVAHGAYHGADPWCTPSPAGTTASDRADLVEFTYNDLASAEAAAAQAGDDVAAIIVTPFKHDSFEDQEPADPAFARGLRALADRLGAALVIDDVRAGFRLDLRGSWESLGVRPDLTAWSKAMANGYAIAAVTGADALRGPAQTLYSTGSFWFSAVPMAAAKATIETLRDIDGPALMERAGTRLRDGLAAQAAAHGFTVAQTGPVQIPWLSFAGDATLEKAMYWSEQCLAEGVYLHPWHNWFLSAAHTDADIDRALQGTDAAFARLRAKFAGD